Proteins from one Roseovarius nanhaiticus genomic window:
- the ggt gene encoding gamma-glutamyltransferase, whose protein sequence is MRALLISLALAAWAGGSEAQQAADAVAPEVGAFEVAGAAAPVTAEEWMIVTAHPLASQAGARVLGQGGTAADAMIAAQLVLGLVEPQSSGLGGGAFLVWWDAKAGALTTLDGRETAPQRATPTLFQKDGAPMDFFEAVVGGRSVGVPGTPMLLGEAHARWGRLGWADLFTEAQDHATNGFEVSPRMAASIAANADTLDRFTATRDYFLPGGRALGAGDTLRNPAYAETLAQFAAEGPAPFYTGDIARKITRAVQSARGNPGTLSLLDLALYQVKERAAVCAPYRDHEVCGMGPPSSGAIAVGQTLGALGAYDLAALGPESAEARRLIGDASRLAFADRGRYVADPDFVPVPAKGLLDPAYLAARGALLNGGAALSEVQPGTPEFDHALNWADNLPIEMPSTSHISIVDGYGNALSMTTTIENAFGSRVMAAGFLLNNELTDFSFASVDGGLPIANAAAPGKRPRSSMAPTIVMQDGAPRLVIGSPGGSRIIPYVTNAIIAYLDWGMDVQAITTMPHAINRFGTYDLEEGTSAEALAGPLRDMGFDVELRGLNSGLHAIAIGDGLQGGADPRREGLAIGE, encoded by the coding sequence ATGCGCGCGCTGCTGATCTCACTTGCGCTCGCCGCTTGGGCCGGGGGGTCTGAGGCGCAGCAGGCTGCCGATGCGGTCGCGCCCGAGGTCGGCGCGTTCGAGGTGGCGGGCGCCGCTGCGCCTGTCACCGCCGAGGAGTGGATGATCGTCACCGCGCATCCGCTGGCCAGCCAGGCCGGCGCGCGGGTGTTGGGGCAGGGCGGGACCGCCGCCGATGCGATGATTGCAGCCCAACTGGTGTTGGGCCTCGTGGAGCCGCAAAGCTCGGGCCTTGGCGGCGGCGCCTTTCTGGTATGGTGGGATGCCAAGGCAGGCGCGCTGACCACGCTCGACGGGCGCGAGACGGCACCGCAAAGGGCGACCCCGACGCTGTTTCAGAAAGACGGCGCGCCGATGGACTTTTTCGAGGCAGTCGTCGGAGGCCGCTCGGTCGGGGTGCCGGGCACGCCGATGCTTCTGGGCGAGGCGCATGCCCGCTGGGGGCGCCTCGGCTGGGCGGATCTTTTTACCGAGGCGCAGGATCACGCCACCAACGGGTTCGAGGTTAGCCCGCGCATGGCCGCCTCGATCGCCGCCAATGCCGACACGCTGGACCGGTTCACCGCCACGCGCGACTATTTCCTGCCGGGCGGACGCGCGCTGGGGGCGGGTGATACGCTGCGTAATCCGGCCTATGCCGAGACGCTGGCGCAATTCGCGGCCGAAGGTCCTGCGCCCTTTTACACCGGCGATATCGCCCGCAAGATCACCCGCGCGGTGCAATCCGCGCGGGGCAATCCCGGCACGCTCAGCCTTCTCGATCTCGCGCTCTATCAAGTGAAAGAGCGCGCCGCTGTCTGCGCGCCCTATCGCGATCATGAGGTCTGCGGTATGGGCCCGCCGTCATCGGGCGCCATTGCTGTTGGCCAGACCCTTGGCGCGCTGGGCGCCTATGATCTGGCGGCGCTTGGCCCCGAAAGTGCCGAGGCGCGGCGCCTGATCGGTGATGCCAGCCGCCTCGCCTTTGCGGATCGGGGCCGGTATGTCGCCGATCCCGATTTCGTGCCCGTACCCGCCAAGGGCCTGCTTGACCCCGCGTATCTCGCTGCGCGCGGTGCGCTGTTGAACGGCGGCGCCGCACTATCCGAGGTGCAGCCCGGCACGCCCGAATTCGACCACGCTCTGAATTGGGCCGATAACCTGCCTATCGAAATGCCCTCGACCTCGCATATCTCGATCGTCGATGGCTATGGCAACGCTCTGTCGATGACCACGACGATCGAGAACGCTTTTGGCTCGCGCGTCATGGCCGCCGGATTTTTGCTGAACAATGAGCTGACGGATTTCAGCTTTGCCAGCGTGGATGGCGGCCTGCCCATCGCAAATGCGGCGGCGCCGGGCAAACGCCCGCGATCGTCCATGGCGCCGACCATCGTGATGCAGGATGGCGCGCCGCGCCTCGTTATCGGCAGCCCCGGTGGCAGTCGCATCATTCCCTACGTCACGAATGCAATCATCGCCTATCTCGACTGGGGCATGGATGTGCAGGCGATCACGACGATGCCGCACGCGATCAACCGTTTCGGCACCTATGATCTGGAGGAGGGCACCAGCGCCGAGGCGCTGGCAGGCCCCTTGCGCGACATGGGCTTTGACGTCGAGCTGCGCGGGCTGAATTCGGGCCTTCACGCCATCGCCATCGGGGATGGCTTGCAAGGCGGCGCCGATCCGCGCCGCGAGGGGCTGGCCATCGGCGAGTGA
- a CDS encoding biotin carboxylase, which produces MKNTKYKKRTRETDKMVAELKNISEIRRHFHRNEDPIYFISATNFNLLGLDEWCKNFKYICYIDCYGGKHPNTFVPSEQPHAEFQSIEDINNYLLQHKEVIDLVKRRGGKPKFVFLMFDEETERLAKELGADVWFPKAKLRQKMDNKIETVRIGNKAGVPSVPNTLSVVESYEHLNEICDKAGLGHDLVLQSAYGDSGHTTFFIKSEADFRRHEHEIVGEGEIKIMKRIDCRGSAIEGCATKEGTIVGPLMTELVGFKELTPYRGGWCGNEIFATAFPPKVREKARELTFKFGEQLRKEGYRGYFELDFLIDKKTGDIWLGELNPRITGCSSMTNHAAFAHADAPLFLFHLLEFSKKKFHLDVDELNGRWADPKMIDSWSQMVIKHTEDTVDIATNVPETGIYRMREDGSIDFNRFDYHRRAVESENEAFFLRILQPGDYRYEGADIGILVTRGRSMTNGFKLTERAKRWIHGIKQGVQGRPMPTAEAGPALNDPAFKIM; this is translated from the coding sequence CTGAAGAATACCAAATATAAAAAACGAACAAGGGAGACAGACAAAATGGTAGCAGAACTCAAGAATATCTCGGAAATCCGCCGGCATTTTCACCGTAACGAGGATCCGATCTATTTCATCTCGGCCACCAACTTCAACCTCTTGGGCCTCGATGAGTGGTGCAAGAATTTCAAGTATATCTGCTATATCGACTGCTACGGCGGCAAGCATCCGAACACATTCGTGCCCAGCGAACAGCCCCATGCCGAATTTCAGTCGATCGAGGACATCAACAACTACCTTCTGCAACACAAGGAGGTCATTGATCTGGTCAAGCGGCGCGGTGGCAAGCCGAAATTCGTCTTTCTCATGTTCGACGAAGAGACCGAGCGCCTCGCCAAGGAACTGGGCGCCGATGTCTGGTTCCCCAAGGCCAAGCTGCGTCAGAAGATGGACAACAAGATCGAGACCGTGCGCATCGGCAACAAGGCGGGCGTGCCGTCGGTGCCGAACACGCTGAGCGTTGTCGAAAGCTATGAGCATCTGAACGAGATCTGCGACAAGGCGGGGCTTGGCCATGATCTGGTGCTGCAATCGGCCTACGGCGATAGCGGGCATACGACCTTCTTCATCAAATCCGAAGCCGATTTCCGCCGCCATGAGCACGAGATCGTCGGCGAGGGCGAAATCAAGATCATGAAGCGGATCGACTGCCGCGGCTCAGCCATCGAGGGCTGCGCCACCAAGGAAGGCACCATCGTCGGCCCCCTGATGACCGAGCTTGTCGGCTTCAAAGAGCTGACCCCCTACCGCGGCGGCTGGTGCGGAAACGAAATCTTTGCCACCGCCTTTCCGCCCAAGGTGCGCGAAAAGGCACGCGAGCTGACCTTTAAATTCGGCGAGCAGCTGCGCAAGGAAGGCTATCGCGGCTATTTCGAGCTGGATTTCCTGATCGACAAGAAAACTGGCGACATCTGGCTGGGCGAGCTCAATCCGCGTATCACCGGCTGCTCGTCAATGACCAACCATGCGGCTTTCGCCCATGCGGATGCGCCACTTTTCCTCTTCCACCTGCTGGAATTCTCGAAAAAGAAATTCCATCTGGACGTGGACGAGCTGAACGGCCGCTGGGCCGATCCCAAGATGATCGACAGCTGGTCTCAGATGGTGATCAAGCATACCGAGGATACGGTCGACATCGCCACCAACGTGCCCGAGACGGGCATTTATCGCATGCGCGAGGATGGCAGTATCGACTTCAACCGCTTCGACTATCACCGCCGCGCGGTGGAATCCGAGAACGAGGCGTTCTTCCTGCGCATCCTGCAGCCGGGTGATTATCGCTACGAGGGCGCCGATATCGGCATTCTGGTGACGCGCGGGCGCTCCATGACCAACGGATTCAAGCTGACCGAGCGGGCCAAGCGCTGGATTCACGGGATCAAGCAGGGCGTGCAGGGCCGCCCCATGCCCACCGCCGAGGCGGGTCCGGCATTGAATGATCCCGCGTTCAAGATCATGTAG
- a CDS encoding aminotransferase class I/II-fold pyridoxal phosphate-dependent enzyme gives MADYYSAVQLRADRWSSLRDISSELARNSDGRAATKMKAQITELLDQLAPIETFWAFPGTAAFDLLHRHFEAGHYSELAFTTKRILRALTSGAYRRRHIPLDRESIDTDEHEDEALQSLEARALTKPYFEVLIVDDMNEHQERWLKSNFQRMRRPEDPFHYEPVVVPSLQDALMGVLFNHNIQAIVVRPGLTLESKLELPILERYLNRAGGIKALAELDPGNYGPELCRMIARVRPELDAYLITDRSVEDIAGLDLGICRRVFYNQEDFLELHLNIIRGVQARYKTPFFTALVEYSKQPTGVFHAMPISRGKSISRSHWIQDMGAFYGPNIFLAETSATSGGLDSLLEPHGPIKEAQRLASRAFGSKQTYFATNGTSTCNKIVVQALVRPGDIVLVDRDCHKSHHYGMVLAGAQVCYLDSYPLNEYSMYGAVPLKDIKKQLLELKAAGKLDRVRMLLLTNCTFDGIVYNVERVMEECLAIKPDLVFLWDEAWFAFARFGPTYRQRTAMNAAENLREKLRTETHAKAYEAQQKELEGKGDEALLNTRLVPPPGARVRIYATQSTHKTLTSLRQGSMIHVHDQDFKGEVEAAFHEAYMTHTSTSPNYQIIASLDVGRRQVELEGFEFVQRQVEAAMSMRRAISTHPLLQKYFKVLTAGDMIPEEHRESGVQSYYDPQQGWTDIWDCWESDEFVLDATRVTLAVGGTGWDGDTFKTEILMDKYGIQINKTSRNTVLFMTNIGTTRSSVAYLIEVLVEIARELDELQDDASNMEKRGFERRVANLMDDLPPLPDFSHFHDSFRTGDSTPEGDIRSAFFLSYDDKNCDYLELDGSIHEAMNSGREVVSAQFIIPYPPGFPILVPGQVVSDEILSFMRALDVSEIHGYRPDLGLRVFTEDALKKQGKANVARLKLNDARAKF, from the coding sequence ATGGCAGACTATTATTCGGCAGTCCAATTGCGGGCCGACCGGTGGAGCTCGCTCCGCGATATCTCATCCGAACTGGCGCGCAATTCAGATGGGCGCGCCGCGACCAAGATGAAGGCGCAGATCACCGAGCTTCTCGATCAGCTCGCCCCGATTGAGACATTCTGGGCCTTTCCGGGCACCGCCGCTTTCGATCTGCTCCACCGCCATTTCGAAGCCGGCCACTACAGCGAGCTTGCCTTCACGACCAAGCGGATCCTGCGCGCGTTGACAAGCGGCGCCTATCGCCGTCGCCATATTCCACTGGACCGCGAAAGCATCGACACGGACGAGCATGAGGACGAGGCGCTCCAGTCGCTGGAGGCCCGCGCATTGACCAAGCCCTATTTCGAGGTGCTGATTGTCGATGACATGAATGAGCATCAGGAACGGTGGCTGAAATCCAATTTCCAGCGGATGCGCCGACCGGAAGACCCGTTCCACTATGAACCTGTCGTCGTCCCCAGCCTGCAGGACGCCTTGATGGGAGTGCTTTTCAATCACAATATTCAAGCCATCGTCGTGCGGCCGGGCCTGACACTGGAATCCAAGCTGGAGTTGCCCATTCTCGAGCGCTATCTGAACCGCGCGGGCGGCATCAAGGCGCTCGCAGAGCTCGACCCCGGCAATTACGGCCCGGAACTCTGCCGCATGATCGCACGCGTGCGTCCCGAACTTGACGCCTACCTCATCACCGACCGCTCGGTCGAGGATATCGCGGGGCTGGACCTGGGGATTTGCCGCCGTGTCTTCTATAATCAAGAAGATTTCCTGGAGCTGCATCTCAACATCATTCGAGGCGTTCAGGCCCGCTACAAAACGCCCTTCTTCACCGCGCTGGTCGAGTATTCCAAGCAGCCCACCGGTGTTTTTCACGCCATGCCCATCAGCCGGGGCAAGTCGATCAGTCGGTCGCACTGGATTCAGGATATGGGCGCGTTCTATGGTCCGAATATCTTTTTGGCTGAAACCTCGGCTACGTCCGGCGGCCTCGACAGCCTGCTCGAGCCTCACGGACCGATCAAGGAGGCGCAGCGCCTTGCCAGCCGCGCGTTCGGGTCAAAGCAGACGTATTTCGCCACCAACGGCACGTCGACCTGCAACAAGATCGTCGTGCAAGCCCTTGTTCGGCCAGGAGATATCGTGCTGGTCGACCGTGACTGTCACAAGTCCCACCATTACGGGATGGTCCTGGCTGGCGCGCAGGTCTGCTATTTGGACAGTTATCCGCTGAATGAGTATTCGATGTACGGCGCCGTGCCGCTCAAGGATATCAAGAAGCAGCTTCTGGAGCTGAAGGCGGCGGGCAAGCTGGACCGGGTGCGCATGCTCTTGCTGACCAACTGTACGTTCGACGGTATCGTTTATAACGTCGAGCGGGTGATGGAGGAATGCCTCGCGATCAAGCCGGACCTCGTGTTCCTCTGGGATGAGGCATGGTTCGCTTTTGCCCGGTTTGGCCCCACCTACCGCCAACGCACGGCTATGAATGCCGCCGAGAACCTGCGCGAAAAGCTGCGGACCGAAACGCATGCAAAGGCCTATGAGGCGCAGCAAAAAGAGCTGGAGGGCAAGGGCGACGAGGCTCTGCTCAACACCCGCCTCGTTCCGCCCCCGGGGGCACGGGTGCGCATCTACGCCACGCAATCGACGCACAAGACGCTCACCTCATTGCGCCAGGGCTCGATGATCCATGTCCACGACCAGGACTTCAAAGGCGAGGTCGAGGCCGCGTTTCACGAAGCCTACATGACCCATACTTCCACATCGCCGAACTACCAGATCATCGCATCGCTGGATGTCGGGCGCCGCCAGGTCGAGCTGGAAGGCTTTGAATTTGTGCAAAGGCAGGTCGAGGCCGCCATGTCGATGCGCAGGGCGATTTCCACGCATCCGCTTTTGCAGAAATACTTCAAGGTTCTGACCGCCGGCGACATGATCCCCGAGGAACACCGCGAGAGCGGCGTGCAGAGCTATTACGATCCGCAGCAAGGCTGGACCGACATCTGGGATTGCTGGGAGAGCGATGAATTTGTGCTGGACGCCACGCGCGTCACGCTGGCCGTGGGCGGTACCGGCTGGGACGGCGACACGTTCAAGACCGAAATCCTGATGGATAAATACGGCATCCAGATCAACAAGACATCGCGCAACACCGTCCTTTTCATGACCAATATCGGCACGACGCGCTCGTCGGTCGCCTACCTCATTGAGGTGCTGGTCGAGATCGCGCGCGAGCTGGACGAATTGCAGGACGACGCGTCAAACATGGAAAAACGCGGCTTTGAGCGGCGCGTGGCGAACCTGATGGACGATCTGCCTCCGCTGCCCGATTTCAGCCACTTCCACGACAGTTTCCGCACCGGGGACAGCACGCCAGAGGGCGATATACGCTCGGCCTTTTTCCTCAGCTATGATGACAAGAATTGCGACTATCTGGAGCTGGACGGATCCATCCATGAAGCGATGAATTCGGGGCGTGAGGTGGTCTCGGCCCAGTTCATCATCCCCTACCCGCCCGGCTTTCCCATCTTGGTGCCCGGACAGGTCGTCAGCGACGAGATCCTGTCCTTCATGCGCGCCCTCGATGTCAGCGAAATCCACGGCTATCGCCCCGATCTGGGCCTGCGCGTCTTCACCGAGGATGCGCTGAAAAAGCAGGGCAAGGCGAATGTCGCCAGGCTGAAACTCAATGATGCACGCGCAAAATTCTGA
- a CDS encoding 2-hydroxyacid dehydrogenase → MSKTRLSVTVTRRLPDPVEARLCELFDTTLREDDSPMTREELAEAARGCDVLVPTLSDRIDAGLIGQAGDRLKLIANYGAGVDHIDVATARQRGILVSNTPGVSADDTADMAMALILATLRRIPEGLAMMQSGDWAGWSPTALMGGRVSGRRLGILGLGRIGQAVARRAGAFGMQVHYHNRRRLRPETEEALGATYWESLDQMVARMDVISVNCPHTPSTFHLMNARRLKLMKPDAVIVNTSRGEVIDQNALTRMLRAGEIAGAGLDVYEDAANPRLRAMKNVVLLPHMGSATHEGRIEMGEKVLLNIKTWADGHRPPDQVVPAML, encoded by the coding sequence ATGTCAAAGACCCGTCTAAGTGTGACCGTGACGCGCCGCCTGCCGGATCCGGTCGAGGCGCGCCTGTGCGAGCTCTTCGACACCACGCTGCGCGAGGATGACAGCCCGATGACGCGCGAGGAGCTGGCCGAGGCCGCGCGCGGCTGTGATGTGCTGGTCCCGACGCTCAGCGATCGGATCGACGCGGGTCTTATCGGTCAGGCGGGCGACCGTCTGAAACTGATTGCGAATTACGGCGCGGGGGTCGACCATATCGATGTGGCCACTGCGCGCCAAAGGGGCATTCTCGTCAGTAACACGCCGGGCGTCTCGGCCGATGACACCGCCGACATGGCGATGGCCCTGATCCTGGCCACGTTGCGGCGCATCCCCGAGGGTCTGGCGATGATGCAATCGGGCGACTGGGCCGGCTGGTCGCCCACGGCCCTGATGGGCGGGCGCGTGTCGGGGCGGCGTCTGGGCATCCTCGGCCTCGGCCGGATCGGGCAGGCGGTGGCGCGCCGGGCAGGAGCCTTTGGCATGCAGGTGCACTATCACAACCGACGGCGCCTGCGCCCCGAGACTGAAGAGGCGCTGGGGGCCACCTATTGGGAAAGCCTAGACCAGATGGTGGCGCGCATGGACGTGATTTCGGTCAACTGCCCGCATACGCCTTCGACCTTTCATCTGATGAACGCGCGGCGCCTGAAGCTGATGAAGCCGGACGCCGTCATCGTGAACACCTCGCGCGGCGAAGTGATCGACCAGAACGCGCTGACGCGGATGCTGCGCGCCGGCGAGATCGCGGGTGCCGGTCTCGACGTTTACGAGGATGCCGCCAATCCGCGCCTTCGCGCGATGAAGAATGTCGTACTGTTGCCGCATATGGGCTCGGCCACGCATGAGGGTCGGATCGAGATGGGCGAAAAGGTATTGCTGAACATCAAGACCTGGGCCGATGGGCATCGCCCACCTGATCAGGTCGTTCCGGCGATGCTGTAG
- a CDS encoding carbon-nitrogen hydrolase family protein — translation MTPFAIAGVQMYVNALQPNVDGMIHRLDLLMARFPWTQMVLFSELAPYGPLTKFSLPLRNETIDRFCEAALRHNVWLIPGSMFETAEDGRIYNTATVINPQGEIVQSYRKMFPFRPYEAGVDAGTGFCVFDVPDVGRFGLSICYDMWFPETTRQLTSQGVEVLLHPVLTGTTDREAELSIARATAAQFQCYVFDVNGLGAGGVGKSCVVDPTATVLHQSAGQEDMFPIEVDLSHVRRQRERGMKGLGQVLKSFRDREVDFSVYDRSSGTDAYLHGLGPLAIPGQDTTGAARADLGRDLGGRPGTHQPTGRPANAGEDASAIPGIKVGGTPPLTN, via the coding sequence ATGACGCCATTCGCAATCGCAGGTGTTCAGATGTACGTGAACGCGCTGCAACCCAATGTGGACGGGATGATCCACCGGCTCGACTTGCTGATGGCGCGCTTTCCCTGGACGCAGATGGTGCTCTTTTCAGAGCTGGCGCCCTACGGTCCGCTGACCAAGTTTTCCCTGCCCCTGCGCAACGAAACCATCGACCGTTTTTGCGAGGCGGCGCTGCGCCATAACGTCTGGTTGATCCCCGGATCGATGTTCGAGACTGCCGAGGATGGGCGGATCTATAACACCGCGACCGTGATCAACCCGCAGGGCGAGATCGTGCAGAGCTACCGCAAGATGTTTCCCTTTCGCCCCTATGAGGCGGGCGTCGATGCCGGGACGGGTTTTTGCGTTTTTGACGTGCCAGATGTGGGGCGCTTTGGCCTCTCGATCTGCTATGACATGTGGTTCCCGGAAACCACCCGCCAGCTGACAAGTCAGGGTGTCGAAGTGCTGCTGCATCCGGTTCTGACGGGCACCACGGACCGCGAGGCAGAGCTGTCGATCGCGCGCGCGACGGCGGCACAGTTCCAGTGCTATGTCTTCGATGTTAACGGTCTTGGTGCGGGGGGCGTGGGCAAGTCCTGTGTCGTCGATCCTACAGCCACCGTTCTTCACCAGTCGGCTGGGCAAGAGGACATGTTTCCCATCGAGGTTGACCTCAGCCATGTGCGCCGCCAACGCGAGCGGGGCATGAAGGGACTGGGCCAGGTTCTCAAAAGCTTCCGCGACCGCGAGGTCGACTTTTCGGTCTATGATCGCAGCAGCGGCACCGATGCCTACCTGCACGGTCTGGGCCCGTTGGCCATACCCGGTCAAGACACGACAGGCGCCGCGCGCGCCGATCTGGGCAGGGATCTGGGCGGGCGTCCGGGCACGCATCAACCCACTGGCAGACCGGCCAACGCGGGCGAGGACGCCAGCGCCATTCCGGGGATCAAGGTCGGGGGAACGCCACCCTTAACGAACTGA
- a CDS encoding C45 family autoproteolytic acyltransferase/hydolase, which yields MKLTWRAITEDDPGPKWAGLFREYWPDYHRWWAREGAEARPGFLDSHKALRAHMPELLPLYDQLVELAGGTDHAARFLSFYCPPPYLSSCSQAIWPGAEPVMVRNYDYSPKAFDSLTLRTKWQGRAVMGTSDGLWGLVDGINDAGLAVSLTFGGRRVVGDGFGVPLILRYVLQTCETAEEAGRVLARVPTHMSYNVTVLDRRRKFLTALMAPDRPAVITHQAVATNHQERVEWASHARFTATVERERYLLQRLTLHVEEEEKFIGAFLRPPLYSTRFDQGFGTLYTAVFRPRRLQMEMRWPRARWPLDLHDFREDTRIIYTPEGKAKVEEPADSPD from the coding sequence ATGAAACTGACGTGGCGCGCGATAACCGAGGATGATCCCGGCCCGAAATGGGCCGGGCTTTTCCGCGAATACTGGCCTGACTACCATCGCTGGTGGGCGCGTGAGGGCGCGGAGGCGCGTCCGGGCTTTCTCGACAGTCACAAGGCGCTGCGCGCGCATATGCCCGAGCTCTTGCCGCTTTATGACCAGCTGGTCGAGCTGGCAGGCGGCACGGACCATGCCGCGCGGTTTCTCAGCTTTTACTGCCCGCCGCCTTACCTTTCGTCGTGTAGCCAGGCCATCTGGCCGGGTGCCGAGCCGGTCATGGTGCGCAATTACGACTACTCGCCCAAGGCATTCGACAGCCTGACCCTGCGCACAAAATGGCAGGGCCGCGCCGTGATGGGCACGTCCGATGGCCTTTGGGGGCTGGTGGACGGGATCAACGACGCGGGGCTTGCCGTCTCGCTTACCTTCGGCGGGCGGCGTGTTGTCGGCGACGGGTTCGGCGTGCCGCTGATCCTGCGCTACGTTCTGCAGACTTGCGAGACCGCCGAGGAGGCGGGCCGCGTTCTGGCCCGCGTGCCGACCCATATGAGCTATAATGTCACCGTGCTGGACCGCCGACGCAAGTTCCTGACTGCACTGATGGCGCCCGACCGCCCCGCCGTGATCACCCATCAGGCCGTGGCGACCAACCATCAGGAGCGGGTGGAGTGGGCAAGTCATGCCCGCTTTACCGCCACGGTCGAGCGCGAGCGTTACCTGCTCCAGCGATTGACGCTGCATGTCGAGGAGGAGGAGAAATTCATCGGCGCATTCCTGCGTCCGCCCCTCTATTCTACGCGCTTCGATCAGGGCTTTGGCACGCTATACACGGCTGTCTTTCGCCCCAGGCGGCTGCAGATGGAAATGCGTTGGCCCCGCGCGCGCTGGCCGCTGGATCTGCATGACTTCCGCGAGGATACGCGCATCATCTACACGCCCGAAGGCAAGGCGAAGGTGGAAGAGCCCGCCGATTCACCGGACTAG
- a CDS encoding SH3 domain-containing protein, whose product MGTKTYAAIALAFCAALPLGAAAQERGPVTNLPLPRYVSMKAAEGNARRGPSRTHRIDWIFKRRDTPLEITAEHGHWRRVQDRDGAGGWMHYSLLSGVRTVTVERDMLQMRALPDPEALVVAQLELGVIARIEACAPDWCEIEVGGYDGWVPKTALWGVAAGEILD is encoded by the coding sequence ATGGGCACCAAAACATATGCTGCTATCGCGCTGGCGTTCTGCGCCGCACTGCCGCTGGGCGCCGCCGCGCAAGAGCGCGGGCCGGTCACAAATCTGCCCTTGCCGCGCTATGTGTCGATGAAGGCCGCCGAAGGCAACGCGCGGCGCGGTCCCAGCCGTACCCACCGGATCGACTGGATCTTCAAACGGCGCGACACGCCGCTTGAGATCACCGCCGAGCATGGGCATTGGCGCCGCGTGCAGGACCGCGATGGCGCGGGCGGCTGGATGCATTACTCTTTGCTCTCGGGCGTGCGCACCGTCACTGTCGAGCGCGACATGCTGCAGATGCGCGCCCTGCCCGACCCCGAGGCGCTGGTCGTCGCCCAGCTTGAACTGGGCGTGATCGCCCGGATCGAGGCCTGCGCGCCCGACTGGTGCGAAATCGAGGTCGGCGGCTATGACGGTTGGGTGCCCAAGACGGCGCTGTGGGGCGTCGCGGCTGGCGAGATCCTGGACTGA